The following proteins are encoded in a genomic region of Paenibacillus sp. FSL R7-0273:
- a CDS encoding ArsR/SmtB family transcription factor: MNLEIHEQLDPVFETMGLLYLSFQPESYWQKSIGELDAFGLDGEAFYNKHLKIIEKYTSVFKGHRIMNKQAEFFFNDEDSVFFSLLHELLSQNQEWLTSLETISEKALQDTILKAVNEMETMQNHSFSESAPASFHSLDEIIGFLNESPLKEAVKWKLMTLLQHPHRHLLTLTEAVSANLPAYEKACQAVEKPLSKLLATYTQAFGRQQDEHYIKVVKLLSEKEVIVYPSLIMPLALILLSRRCYYGLLMHLMPNASKNQEDSRELMLLRMKALADNSKLQILASLKVNPKYNLEIADQLGLTAATISHHMNVLLACKMVRVEKNNGRVYYHLDSDNLLELITDLQEFLL, translated from the coding sequence ATGAATCTGGAGATACATGAACAGCTTGACCCGGTTTTTGAAACGATGGGACTGTTGTACTTAAGCTTTCAACCCGAATCCTATTGGCAAAAGAGTATCGGGGAACTCGATGCATTCGGGCTGGATGGAGAAGCCTTCTACAACAAGCACCTGAAAATCATTGAAAAATACACCAGTGTCTTCAAAGGACACCGGATCATGAATAAGCAGGCAGAATTCTTTTTCAATGACGAGGACAGTGTGTTCTTCTCACTCCTGCATGAGCTGCTGAGTCAAAATCAAGAGTGGCTCACTTCCCTGGAGACGATCTCCGAGAAGGCTTTGCAGGATACCATATTAAAGGCAGTGAATGAGATGGAGACGATGCAAAATCATTCTTTTAGTGAATCCGCACCAGCCTCCTTCCACTCACTTGATGAGATTATTGGCTTTCTTAACGAAAGTCCGCTGAAGGAAGCCGTTAAATGGAAGCTGATGACTCTGCTGCAGCATCCGCACCGGCACCTGCTCACTCTCACAGAAGCAGTATCGGCGAATCTTCCGGCATATGAAAAGGCCTGCCAAGCGGTAGAAAAGCCATTAAGCAAGCTGTTAGCCACTTACACTCAAGCCTTTGGCAGACAACAGGACGAACATTATATTAAAGTTGTTAAGCTGTTAAGTGAAAAAGAAGTCATCGTGTATCCCTCCCTTATTATGCCGCTGGCACTGATTTTGCTGTCTAGAAGATGTTATTACGGCTTGTTAATGCATCTGATGCCTAACGCCAGTAAGAATCAGGAGGATTCCAGGGAGCTGATGCTGCTGCGCATGAAGGCGCTTGCCGACAACAGTAAATTACAGATCCTAGCTTCCCTTAAGGTTAACCCGAAGTATAATCTGGAGATTGCCGATCAGCTGGGACTTACGGCGGCAACCATTTCTCATCATATGAATGTACTGCTTGCGTGCAAGATGGTGCGCGTGGAAAAGAATAACGGCAGAGTCTATTACCATCTGGATTCAGATAATCTTCTGGAGCTGATCACTGATCTGCAGGAATTTCTTTTATAA
- a CDS encoding glycoside hydrolase family 13 protein has protein sequence MDLACFIHEPKSPLSYASDAETLHIRVKTKRDDLKSITVLAMDPFNWKPVSRDSHVYEFAVDQMQRVEMKKEYVTRYHDCWFAELTGFNWRRIKYGFVLDDGEACCFAGCQRVTPLARDWAPPKDYTNYYNYPYILEEDLYVAPEWVKDTVWYQIFPDRFNRSSSAGHSDHILEWGSDQLDGNGKIFGGNLQGVTEKLDYIQGLGCTGIYFTPIFDSPSSHKYDTRDYFNIDPVFGDNEILGKLVEEAHNRGIRVMLDAVFNHCGYEHPFWQDVLKHGRHSPYYDYFYILDGDKEIIPDTELAAREGYYFGEHLNYRTFAYTEMMPKWNTGNPAAREYLISAAVYWTERYNIDGWRLDVANEVSHDFWRVFRKRLKSIRSDIYILGENWLYSNPWLQGDQFDAVMNYEFTWPVTRFFGTRMLQEEKYSAEDFRYAINQLLVSYPKHVALNMFNLLDSHDTARILHLCGDNPELVKLTYVFLLTYGGSPSIYYGGEVGVGGDEHHNRQCMPWKPEEQNQNLYETVRRLISLRREHPQFREIDLEWLSAEGHEETLIYKKAGADKALYVLLHNAANAAAVPLPEQLRNRKLIDLYNNQELETGMEITLQPYSFLLLAESC, from the coding sequence GTGGATTTGGCCTGTTTTATACATGAACCCAAGAGCCCTTTATCCTATGCCTCTGATGCTGAAACCTTGCATATCCGCGTGAAAACAAAAAGAGATGATCTGAAGTCGATCACTGTGCTGGCGATGGACCCTTTTAACTGGAAGCCGGTATCGCGGGATTCGCATGTCTATGAATTTGCTGTTGACCAGATGCAGCGGGTAGAGATGAAAAAGGAATATGTCACCCGTTACCACGACTGCTGGTTTGCCGAGCTGACCGGCTTTAACTGGAGAAGAATCAAGTACGGCTTTGTGCTGGATGACGGGGAGGCCTGCTGCTTTGCCGGCTGTCAGCGGGTTACTCCGCTTGCCCGGGACTGGGCACCGCCTAAGGATTACACGAACTATTATAATTATCCCTACATCCTTGAAGAGGATCTGTATGTGGCACCCGAATGGGTAAAGGATACCGTGTGGTATCAGATTTTCCCGGACCGGTTCAACCGCAGCAGCTCAGCCGGGCACTCGGACCATATTCTGGAATGGGGCAGCGATCAGCTTGACGGTAACGGTAAAATATTCGGCGGCAACCTGCAGGGTGTCACCGAAAAGCTGGATTATATCCAGGGGCTGGGCTGCACCGGGATTTATTTTACCCCTATATTTGATTCGCCCAGCTCTCATAAATACGATACCAGGGATTATTTTAATATTGATCCTGTCTTTGGCGATAACGAAATCCTGGGCAAGCTGGTGGAGGAAGCGCACAATCGGGGGATCCGGGTCATGCTGGATGCGGTTTTTAATCATTGCGGCTATGAGCACCCGTTCTGGCAGGATGTGCTGAAGCATGGGCGTCACTCGCCATACTATGACTATTTTTATATACTGGATGGGGACAAGGAGATTATACCGGACACGGAGCTGGCTGCGAGGGAAGGCTATTATTTCGGGGAGCACCTGAATTACCGGACATTTGCCTACACCGAAATGATGCCCAAGTGGAACACGGGAAATCCCGCTGCGCGCGAATACCTGATTAGTGCGGCAGTCTACTGGACGGAACGCTATAATATCGACGGCTGGCGGCTGGATGTAGCCAACGAGGTATCCCATGATTTCTGGCGGGTGTTCCGCAAAAGGCTGAAAAGCATCCGCAGTGACATCTACATTCTCGGGGAAAACTGGCTTTATTCGAATCCCTGGCTGCAGGGCGACCAGTTCGATGCGGTGATGAACTATGAGTTCACGTGGCCGGTTACCCGCTTCTTCGGTACAAGAATGCTTCAGGAGGAAAAATACAGTGCCGAGGATTTCAGGTATGCCATCAACCAGCTGCTGGTCAGCTATCCCAAGCATGTGGCCCTGAACATGTTCAATCTGCTCGACAGCCACGATACGGCGCGGATTCTGCATCTTTGCGGAGATAACCCGGAGCTCGTCAAGCTGACTTATGTCTTCCTGCTCACTTACGGCGGCTCGCCGAGCATTTATTATGGCGGTGAGGTAGGCGTTGGCGGCGATGAGCATCATAACCGGCAGTGTATGCCGTGGAAGCCGGAGGAGCAGAATCAGAATCTGTATGAGACGGTCCGCAGGCTGATCTCGCTCCGGCGGGAGCATCCGCAGTTTAGAGAGATTGACCTGGAATGGCTGTCCGCAGAGGGGCATGAAGAAACATTGATTTATAAAAAAGCCGGCGCAGATAAAGCACTATACGTGCTGCTTCATAACGCTGCTAATGCTGCGGCTGTACCGCTGCCTGAGCAGCTGCGTAACCGGAAATTAATAGATTTGTATAATAATCAGGAGCTGGAAACGGGTATGGAGATTACGCTTCAGCCGTACTCCTTCCTGCTGCTGGCGGAGAGCTGCTAA
- a CDS encoding amylo-alpha-1,6-glucosidase — protein sequence MTDGYVSDSLEQMKISVSREANRAVSFTNKEACFYYTQTHVNDHPEHAYFEGMNVAKNRIFGGYTLYANCQELDNELAEVQVSPYSLVRSHGSITEELWLYDYRNVLEVGQTGGGASIGISLKGKELEFLELTKDTAYFKAMEGDWIIALRAMGNGPLMMEKGVFQTNGAAGGFFISAAATAEEAARLIEDTERQAASLKADRIRRMDDFLQNNVYLDSSNEELKLALNWISLTMDQLVTRQQGEGIYAGLPWFNEYWGRDQFIAMPGAVLVSGQFETAKQILLSFAEYQNTDESSKYYGRVPNILAPENIDYHTTDGTPRFIIQLQDYVKYSGDTGIIRQLYPAVCSSIEGSIRHWVDDKGYLTHDDNETWMDARDAELKSYSPRDTRANDIQALWYGQLRAGVYFAEYMGDREKAGRWCSLADALKEHFDADFRDPAYPYLADRLAADGAPEFSLRPNQLFAFDLFDDREFKNKAVRAAWEELVYPWGTASLDRRHPFFHPFHLTEHYHKDEAYHNGTVWTWLNGIAMQRMIEAGQEETAYGLFRNMNRQALELGVVGGLSENLDAYPNEGADRAKLTGAYLQAWSNAEQLRVWYQYFLGIRPDMITGKIVLAPRMPQELTDVRFRVKTGEGLIEGDYSSAGGEQLYVYRFTGVTLSAIVDFPAFEPVEIPVPDSTELRIRISGDRLTAELLENGSGERMGHWAAGKSADRAEQQRQSDQMIGGVQFAEPLALSEHPVMERETGAVDGESEE from the coding sequence ATGACAGACGGGTATGTATCCGATTCTTTGGAGCAAATGAAGATTTCAGTAAGTCGTGAGGCCAACCGCGCGGTTTCCTTTACCAATAAAGAGGCCTGTTTTTATTACACGCAGACCCATGTGAATGATCATCCTGAGCATGCTTATTTTGAAGGGATGAATGTGGCGAAGAACCGGATTTTTGGCGGATATACGCTTTATGCTAACTGTCAGGAGCTGGATAATGAGCTGGCTGAGGTCCAGGTCAGTCCTTATTCACTGGTTCGTAGCCACGGGAGCATTACGGAAGAGCTGTGGCTGTACGACTACCGGAATGTACTTGAGGTCGGACAGACAGGGGGTGGCGCCAGCATCGGCATTTCTTTAAAAGGCAAGGAACTGGAGTTCCTGGAGCTTACTAAAGATACGGCTTACTTCAAGGCGATGGAAGGGGACTGGATTATTGCTCTGCGTGCCATGGGCAACGGGCCGTTAATGATGGAGAAGGGAGTCTTCCAGACCAACGGTGCAGCAGGCGGATTCTTTATTTCTGCCGCCGCAACGGCTGAAGAAGCTGCGCGGCTGATTGAGGATACCGAGCGGCAGGCGGCTTCGCTGAAGGCTGATCGTATACGCCGGATGGACGATTTTCTGCAAAATAATGTGTATCTGGACAGCAGTAACGAGGAGCTGAAGCTTGCGCTGAACTGGATCAGCCTGACCATGGATCAGCTGGTAACGAGGCAGCAGGGGGAAGGCATCTATGCCGGACTGCCGTGGTTCAATGAATATTGGGGACGGGACCAGTTCATCGCGATGCCGGGAGCGGTGCTGGTCAGCGGCCAGTTTGAGACGGCGAAGCAGATTCTGCTGTCTTTTGCGGAATACCAGAATACGGATGAATCGTCGAAATATTACGGCAGGGTTCCGAATATACTGGCTCCTGAAAATATCGATTATCACACCACAGACGGTACGCCCAGGTTCATTATCCAGCTGCAGGATTATGTTAAATACTCCGGGGATACCGGCATCATCAGGCAGCTGTACCCGGCGGTATGCAGCAGTATCGAGGGCTCCATCCGTCATTGGGTGGATGACAAGGGTTACCTGACGCATGATGATAATGAGACCTGGATGGATGCGCGGGATGCAGAGCTTAAGTCGTATTCCCCGCGTGATACACGGGCCAATGATATACAGGCGTTATGGTATGGCCAGCTGCGGGCGGGTGTTTATTTTGCCGAGTATATGGGTGACCGGGAGAAGGCGGGGCGATGGTGCAGTCTGGCTGACGCTTTAAAAGAGCATTTTGACGCCGATTTCCGTGATCCGGCTTACCCCTATCTGGCAGACAGGCTTGCTGCGGACGGTGCTCCGGAGTTCTCGCTGCGTCCGAACCAGCTGTTTGCCTTTGACCTGTTCGATGACCGGGAATTCAAGAATAAAGCAGTCCGCGCAGCCTGGGAGGAGCTGGTTTATCCATGGGGCACTGCATCCCTGGACAGGCGGCATCCGTTCTTTCACCCGTTCCATCTGACGGAGCACTATCACAAGGACGAGGCTTACCATAACGGCACGGTATGGACCTGGCTGAACGGAATTGCCATGCAGCGGATGATCGAAGCCGGGCAGGAAGAGACGGCCTACGGGCTGTTCAGGAACATGAACCGGCAGGCACTGGAGCTTGGCGTAGTGGGCGGACTGAGCGAAAATCTGGATGCATACCCGAATGAAGGAGCTGACCGGGCCAAGCTGACCGGCGCTTATCTGCAAGCCTGGTCGAATGCTGAGCAGCTGCGGGTCTGGTATCAGTATTTCCTGGGCATCCGCCCGGATATGATTACGGGTAAGATTGTGCTCGCCCCGCGTATGCCGCAGGAACTGACGGATGTGCGGTTCCGGGTAAAAACGGGAGAGGGACTGATAGAGGGCGATTATTCCTCCGCCGGCGGTGAGCAGCTGTATGTTTACCGTTTTACAGGAGTAACGCTGTCGGCTATCGTTGATTTCCCGGCGTTTGAGCCGGTTGAAATTCCGGTCCCGGACAGTACTGAGCTGCGCATCCGCATTAGCGGGGACCGGCTGACGGCTGAACTGCTGGAGAATGGAAGCGGTGAGCGGATGGGACACTGGGCAGCAGGCAAATCTGCTGACAGAGCTGAGCAGCAGCGGCAAAGTGACCAGATGATTGGCGGGGTACAGTTTGCCGAGCCGCTGGCGTTATCGGAGCATCCGGTGATGGAGCGGGAGACTGGTGCGGTGGACGGAGAGTCAGAAGAGTAA
- a CDS encoding PEP-utilizing enzyme, which yields MILLNAQLPDPREAGMKAYNLSLLISNTFNVPAAVVLPKDYFACDEAELNRRLTELTQQLMQLLPSADGWAVRSSAADEDGITGAQAGKYRTRRIAHPDELPDAAVEVHEGGVPVILQRFIEPDYAGILFTCNPLTGEENLHIELVQGRGEQLAGGCLNPLYTYSNGSWSKPTDVPEKLLHQLKSDAATAAVLFKHHVDMEFCIKDGVLYWLQVRPVTAIPDSCDDSAGLDEGWFLLDQCTEPVTPLVRELDPGGFFQMPYWDTRFVRHYPYVRLKQAPAADTAALSSPDWQTLRSRFEPEFDRQLQEDLTVYTLQELWELAAERIKQNRAYVAAYLDRGWLKERRVTGEKLKEIISRYIGDNADVQLVLSSLTEGLNTLTYQKNAELHQLICAAGSYPDFNELSAAVLTGAPHPWGEKFNAFIHKYGYELPHPLALHLNTLAESAGDLLARIRAESVKLNGREKVQRPLSRESAAAELEQQMDTAEKSAFRQLLQAYRLYILRTEDDDYLLQKGAAAVRKALVEMERRFVANGALKEAGSIFFLNAAEIASMLSGAASGTLQSDIAIRREAFEAARQIRPELNFASAKAEEAEAGNCLRGVGVSRGLIQGKVYKVRNPLDREAYQHIPHDAIIVAPVLTPNLTYSIISCAAIVTEVGGFLSHGAIFARETGIPAIVQAAGALDWLNTGDEVIVDADQGVIHKLNK from the coding sequence ATGATATTATTAAATGCTCAACTTCCTGATCCGCGCGAAGCAGGAATGAAGGCGTATAATCTTTCATTGTTAATTTCCAATACCTTTAATGTGCCGGCTGCTGTGGTTCTTCCGAAGGATTATTTTGCTTGTGATGAAGCTGAATTAAATCGCAGGCTCACTGAGCTGACGCAGCAATTGATGCAGCTGTTGCCGTCTGCTGACGGCTGGGCGGTCCGCTCTTCGGCAGCCGATGAAGATGGAATAACCGGAGCACAGGCCGGTAAATACCGGACCAGAAGGATTGCTCATCCTGACGAGCTTCCTGACGCTGCAGTTGAGGTTCATGAAGGTGGCGTTCCGGTCATCCTCCAACGGTTTATTGAGCCGGATTATGCCGGAATTTTGTTTACCTGCAATCCGCTGACAGGAGAAGAAAACTTACATATTGAGCTTGTCCAAGGCAGAGGCGAACAGCTTGCAGGCGGCTGCCTGAATCCGTTATATACTTATAGCAATGGAAGCTGGAGCAAGCCAACGGATGTACCGGAAAAGCTGCTTCATCAGCTTAAGTCTGATGCTGCCACTGCGGCAGTATTATTCAAGCACCATGTAGACATGGAATTTTGCATCAAAGACGGTGTACTCTATTGGCTTCAGGTCAGGCCGGTAACTGCAATACCTGACTCCTGTGATGATTCTGCCGGACTGGATGAGGGCTGGTTTTTGCTGGATCAGTGCACGGAGCCGGTAACCCCGCTGGTGAGGGAGCTTGATCCCGGAGGATTTTTTCAGATGCCTTACTGGGATACCCGCTTTGTCCGTCACTATCCTTATGTCAGATTAAAGCAGGCTCCGGCTGCCGATACAGCTGCGTTGTCTTCACCTGATTGGCAGACACTCCGTAGCCGCTTTGAGCCTGAATTCGACCGGCAGCTGCAGGAGGATCTGACAGTCTATACTCTGCAGGAGCTGTGGGAGCTGGCAGCGGAACGGATTAAGCAGAACAGGGCTTATGTAGCTGCCTATCTGGATAGAGGCTGGCTTAAAGAGCGCCGGGTTACCGGTGAGAAGCTGAAAGAAATAATCAGCCGGTATATCGGTGATAACGCTGATGTTCAGCTCGTTTTGTCATCCCTGACGGAAGGGTTAAATACATTAACCTATCAAAAAAATGCTGAGCTCCACCAGCTGATCTGTGCTGCCGGCAGCTATCCCGATTTTAATGAGCTGTCCGCTGCAGTGCTGACGGGAGCACCACATCCATGGGGAGAGAAATTTAATGCTTTTATACATAAATACGGTTATGAGCTACCGCATCCGCTGGCTTTACATCTGAATACATTGGCCGAAAGTGCCGGTGATTTATTGGCAAGAATCCGTGCAGAATCTGTAAAGCTGAACGGCCGGGAAAAGGTACAGCGCCCTCTCAGCCGGGAATCTGCAGCAGCAGAGCTTGAACAGCAAATGGATACGGCAGAAAAGAGCGCATTCCGGCAGCTGCTGCAGGCGTACCGTTTATATATCCTGCGGACTGAGGACGATGATTACTTACTGCAAAAAGGCGCTGCTGCCGTTAGAAAAGCTCTGGTAGAAATGGAAAGGCGCTTTGTCGCTAATGGAGCTCTTAAAGAGGCAGGCAGTATCTTTTTCCTGAATGCCGCAGAAATTGCAAGTATGCTCTCCGGAGCAGCTTCCGGTACGTTACAATCAGACATTGCCATTAGAAGAGAGGCCTTTGAAGCAGCCAGACAGATCAGGCCGGAACTGAATTTTGCTTCAGCCAAAGCGGAAGAAGCGGAGGCGGGAAACTGTCTGCGGGGCGTGGGAGTTTCCCGGGGGCTGATTCAGGGAAAAGTGTATAAAGTAAGGAATCCGCTGGACCGTGAGGCTTATCAGCATATCCCGCACGATGCAATCATTGTAGCTCCCGTGTTAACGCCGAATCTTACTTATTCCATCATCTCGTGTGCTGCGATAGTTACCGAGGTTGGCGGCTTTCTCTCTCATGGTGCGATATTTGCCAGGGAAACGGGAATTCCGGCGATTGTCCAGGCAGCAGGGGCATTAGATTGGCTCAATACCGGTGATGAGGTCATCGTCGATGCTGACCAGGGTGTAATCCATAAACTTAATAAATAG
- a CDS encoding AAA family ATPase — translation MNKLVFFLGPGGAGKTTLAKAVAARRKAAVMDMDILLRPAATAILTMHGLDPDDRDSDEYKRLCRDLGYRITMDAALDNIGLSADIYVVGPFTKEAADPEWIGAELRRIGRTLQEVDVKVVLVTLADEALFRERITGRNSPLDGWKFRNWEQFRTAFSPRTVAWPLPEASVTVIDNSSPELEVTVGKVEQFIYGNEPG, via the coding sequence TTGAACAAACTTGTGTTTTTCCTCGGACCGGGCGGCGCAGGCAAAACGACCTTAGCTAAGGCAGTAGCTGCCCGCCGCAAAGCAGCAGTTATGGATATGGATATACTATTAAGGCCTGCGGCTACCGCCATCCTGACCATGCACGGACTTGACCCGGATGACCGCGATTCTGATGAGTATAAACGCTTATGCCGCGATTTGGGCTACCGGATTACGATGGATGCCGCGCTTGATAACATCGGCCTGTCCGCTGATATTTATGTGGTTGGTCCCTTTACCAAGGAAGCCGCCGACCCGGAATGGATCGGAGCTGAGCTGCGCCGGATCGGCAGAACACTGCAGGAGGTTGATGTAAAAGTAGTGCTAGTCACACTGGCGGACGAAGCGCTGTTCCGCGAGCGGATTACCGGCCGGAACTCCCCGCTGGACGGCTGGAAATTCCGGAACTGGGAGCAGTTCCGCACCGCCTTCAGCCCCCGTACAGTCGCCTGGCCGCTGCCGGAAGCAAGTGTAACGGTCATTGACAATTCGAGTCCTGAGCTGGAAGTGACTGTGGGCAAAGTAGAGCAGTTTATCTACGGGAATGAGCCTGGATGA
- a CDS encoding 5' nucleotidase, NT5C type: MKKPIIAVDMDDTICHLVKRAIYHNNNEFPTHLLHYEDMIDWNTDHLRHPDSTLDIFFGRPGLYEELELFDEHVVEEMEKLHNAYDVIIVTAAVPKTVAEKWNWLQKHMPYIPAENFFTCKRKHLINFDLLIDDGPHNLLPAVQEGKKVLCIPHPWNLRAREEYAFPLMTSWKGAKERIDEILQTNQS, translated from the coding sequence ATGAAGAAACCGATCATCGCCGTTGATATGGACGATACCATCTGCCATCTCGTTAAACGGGCCATTTATCATAATAACAATGAATTTCCGACCCACCTCCTCCACTATGAGGATATGATCGACTGGAACACAGACCATCTGCGTCATCCGGACAGCACGCTGGATATCTTTTTCGGGCGGCCGGGGCTGTATGAGGAGCTTGAGCTGTTCGATGAGCATGTGGTGGAAGAGATGGAGAAGCTGCACAATGCTTACGATGTCATTATCGTTACTGCAGCTGTCCCCAAAACTGTGGCCGAAAAATGGAATTGGCTGCAAAAGCATATGCCGTACATCCCCGCCGAGAACTTCTTCACCTGCAAGCGGAAGCATCTGATCAACTTCGATCTGCTGATTGACGACGGTCCGCATAATCTGCTGCCTGCTGTGCAGGAGGGCAAGAAGGTGCTGTGCATCCCGCATCCGTGGAATCTCAGAGCGCGTGAGGAATATGCGTTTCCGCTGATGACCTCCTGGAAGGGTGCGAAGGAGCGGATTGATGAGATCCTGCAGACTAATCAATCGTAA
- a CDS encoding ABC transporter ATP-binding protein codes for MKHALARNKLLLSVTLLFSIVAAAAGVLIALILQKVIDAALQGDMQLFQRILFLSAAYLLGLCLVSFVYSLCSKALIRNVTISVRERIFRGVLHKRTADFQAANSADYLSALTNDVKLIEENALQPLLSTFQNAIIFTASLLVLLSISPLITLVLVIGMILMFLVPSLFGKLLQSRLNAVSVQMSRFTAYAKDLLAGFEVIRSFGLKKQTEQGFQQANRTAANVRFTADRLFAANESISEALAMLSQFSVMFVAAYLIITGNLSAGSLVALVQLSGGLVGPVLVIMQNIPRITSVKPILERFEALAGENNVPSDAGQQEPTIFKHALEVCRLQFAYQQEQPVLRDIHFTFRKGKKYALLGPSGCGKSTFIKLLSGYYDDYEGSISLDGREVRTQDNEALLQLTSMIHQNVYLFDSDIKHNICLGEDFPEPVLEAALRGSSLYAYVQQLGEGLSTAVGENGTQLSGGQRQRVAVARALIRSKPVLILDEATSAVDNRAAHEIESSLLAMPDLTLITITHNINEELLEQYDEILYMEDGRIAEAGSFRELQERGGAFRRFAQRTETVLQPQLVNG; via the coding sequence GTGAAACATGCCTTAGCCCGGAACAAGCTGCTTCTCTCTGTCACGCTGTTATTCAGTATTGTTGCTGCCGCTGCCGGGGTACTGATTGCTCTTATTCTGCAGAAGGTAATAGATGCTGCGCTTCAGGGGGATATGCAGCTTTTCCAGCGGATTTTGTTTCTGTCGGCTGCCTATCTGCTGGGGCTCTGCCTGGTCAGCTTCGTATATTCCCTGTGCAGCAAGGCTCTGATCCGCAATGTTACCATATCGGTCAGGGAGAGGATTTTCCGCGGTGTACTTCATAAAAGAACAGCTGATTTCCAAGCGGCCAATTCCGCTGATTACCTGTCGGCGCTGACCAATGACGTCAAATTGATTGAAGAAAATGCCCTTCAGCCACTCCTCAGCACGTTCCAAAATGCCATTATTTTTACTGCCTCCCTGCTTGTTCTGCTCTCGATAAGTCCGCTGATTACGCTCGTTCTGGTCATAGGCATGATTCTGATGTTTCTGGTGCCCTCCCTGTTCGGTAAGCTGCTGCAAAGCAGGCTAAATGCCGTATCCGTCCAGATGTCCCGGTTCACCGCATACGCTAAGGATCTCTTGGCAGGCTTTGAAGTGATCCGTTCCTTTGGACTTAAAAAGCAAACCGAGCAGGGCTTTCAGCAGGCCAACCGTACGGCCGCCAATGTCAGGTTTACAGCAGACCGGCTGTTCGCCGCCAACGAGAGTATCTCTGAAGCACTTGCTATGCTCAGCCAGTTTTCGGTAATGTTTGTAGCTGCTTACCTGATCATTACCGGGAACCTCTCTGCGGGAAGTCTGGTTGCACTGGTTCAGCTGAGCGGCGGACTGGTCGGCCCTGTGCTTGTCATTATGCAGAACATTCCAAGGATTACTAGCGTTAAGCCCATTCTTGAACGCTTTGAGGCGCTGGCCGGTGAGAACAATGTACCATCAGACGCCGGGCAGCAGGAGCCAACAATATTCAAACATGCATTGGAGGTGTGCCGGCTTCAGTTTGCTTATCAGCAGGAGCAGCCTGTCCTCCGAGATATCCATTTCACCTTTCGAAAAGGAAAAAAATACGCCCTGCTCGGACCCAGCGGCTGCGGAAAATCAACATTCATCAAGCTGCTTAGCGGATATTATGATGATTACGAAGGCTCCATTTCACTGGATGGAAGGGAGGTCCGCACGCAGGATAACGAAGCCTTACTTCAGCTAACCTCTATGATTCATCAGAATGTATATCTGTTTGATTCAGATATTAAGCACAACATCTGTCTAGGCGAGGATTTCCCGGAACCCGTGCTGGAAGCAGCGCTCCGCGGCAGCAGCCTGTACGCCTATGTGCAGCAGCTGGGAGAAGGACTCTCTACCGCAGTCGGGGAAAATGGCACCCAGCTCTCAGGCGGACAACGCCAGCGGGTGGCGGTTGCCCGGGCGCTGATCCGCAGCAAGCCGGTCCTGATTCTGGATGAAGCTACCTCAGCTGTAGACAATAGAGCCGCCCATGAGATTGAGAGCAGCCTGTTAGCCATGCCTGACCTTACTCTGATCACCATCACTCATAACATTAATGAGGAGCTGCTGGAGCAGTATGATGAAATCCTGTATATGGAGGATGGAAGGATTGCCGAAGCCGGAAGCTTCAGGGAATTACAGGAACGCGGAGGCGCCTTCCGCCGTTTTGCTCAAAGGACAGAAACGGTTTTACAGCCGCAGCTGGTGAACGGCTAA
- a CDS encoding GNAT family N-acetyltransferase — protein sequence MNIRPIQPSDNSAIEQVIRECLIEFGGNREGLAWADESMRDLYSYYNEADNRAYWIVEESGTVLGGCGIAPFAGSEQVCELQKMYLISATRGTGIAAELLQTALAFAGQHYKQCYLETLQTMGAANRFYNKHGFTALKEPFGGSEHFACDAWYIKDLFCFS from the coding sequence ATGAACATAAGACCTATTCAACCCTCAGACAACAGTGCGATCGAACAGGTCATCAGGGAATGCCTGATTGAATTCGGAGGCAACCGGGAGGGGCTGGCCTGGGCTGACGAGAGCATGCGGGATCTCTACAGCTACTACAACGAGGCGGATAACCGGGCATACTGGATCGTAGAAGAAAGCGGTACTGTTCTGGGAGGCTGCGGAATCGCTCCCTTTGCCGGGTCGGAGCAGGTCTGTGAGCTGCAAAAAATGTATCTTATCAGCGCAACGAGAGGCACCGGAATCGCGGCTGAGCTATTGCAGACTGCGCTTGCTTTTGCCGGACAGCACTATAAGCAATGTTATCTGGAAACCCTGCAGACGATGGGCGCAGCGAACCGCTTTTATAACAAGCACGGCTTCACAGCGCTGAAAGAGCCGTTTGGCGGCTCTGAGCATTTTGCCTGCGATGCCTGGTATATCAAGGATTTATTCTGCTTCTCTTAG